A region of Cucumis melo cultivar AY chromosome 2, USDA_Cmelo_AY_1.0, whole genome shotgun sequence DNA encodes the following proteins:
- the LOC103492008 gene encoding RNA-binding protein Y14 — translation MASADVEAVDFEPEEDDLMDEDGAAEADASPRAPFPKLKSAITGGASSSLSGGPKKTKGRGFREESDRNTRLAGSDFDSLKSADGPGPQRSIEGWIILVTGVHEEAQEDDLQNAFGEFGEIKNLHLNLDRRTGFVKGYALIEYESFEEAEKAISAMDGAELLTQIINVDWAFSHGPIRRKNARPARERRSRSPRRRY, via the exons ATGGCCAGCGCTGATGTAGAGGCTGTCGACTTTGAACCTGAGGAAGATGACCTCATGGACGAGGATGGAGCCGCCGAAGCCGATGCCTCCCCACGAGCTCCATTTCCTAAGCTCAAATCCGCCATTACCGGCGGCGCATCTTCCTCGCTTTCTGGTGGTCCAAAGAAGACTAAGGGTCGTGGATTTCGAGAGGAGTCTGATCGAAACACCCGCCTTGCTGGGTCGGACTTCGATTCCCTCAAGTCTGCTGATGGCCCTGGCCCCCAACGAT CTATTGAAGGATGGATCATTCTGGTAACTGGTGTACATGAAGAGGCACAAGAGGATGATCTACAAAATGCATTTGGTGAGTTTGGGGAGATAAAGAATTTGCATCTAAATCTCGATCGTCGTACTGGGTTTGTCAAG GGATATGCGTTAATCGAATACGAGAGTTTTGAGGAAGCAGAGAAAGCAATATCTGCCATGGATGGTGCTGAACTTctgacccaaattatcaatgtTGATTGGGCATTCAGCCATGGACCCATCAGAAGGAAGAACGCAAG GCCTGCTCGAGAACGACGTTCGAGGAGCCCTAGGAGAAGATACTGA
- the LOC127148174 gene encoding uncharacterized protein LOC127148174: MAVRFEEVSLHQKFRIRWLEFGDQNTALFYHSVRSRMSHNSLLSMVNSGGSRLTSHDGVVQVAVNYFCNSLGLQIIGYRDPSLVIDDIVQFRWFEKCCLALQTPIELEEVRKMLFSIDSGKTPSFDGFSVGFFKVLSRMLNRPIQSFQFHQQCEKRFGKFLDLFANLGKSSMFVVGVSSETASLLTGSMGFVMRLHPTGCASFIQRITSRIRSWAA; the protein is encoded by the exons ATGGCTGTTAGATTTGAGGAAGTCTCTCTCCATCAGAAGTTCAGGATTAGGTGGTTAGAGTTTGGTGATCAGAACACTGCCTTATTCTATCATTCTGTTAGATCTCGTATGAGCCACAACTCTTTGCTCTCTATGGTTAATTCTGGTGGCTCTCGGTTGACTTCTCATGATGGGGTGGTTCAGGTGGCTGTTAATTATTTTTGCAATAGTTTGGGGTTACAGATTATTGGTTATAGGGATCCGTCTCTCGTGATCGATGACATTGTTCAGTTTAGGTGGTTTGAGAAGTGTTGCCTTGCTTTACAAACCCCTATTGAGCTTGAGGAGGTTAGGAAGATGTTATTTTCCATTGATAGTGGAAAGACTCCAAGTTTTGATGGCTTTTCTGTTGGTTTCTTTAAAG TTCTATCTCGTATGTTGAACAGACCCATCCAGAGTTTCCAGTTTCATCAGCAATGTGAAAAG AGATTTGGTAAGTTTTTGGATTTGTTTGCAAATTTAGGGAAAAGCTCTATGTTTGTTGTGGGGGTTAGTAGTGAGACTGCTTCTCTTTTGACTGGTAGTATGGGTTTTGTTATGAG GTTACATCCTACCGGTTGTGCTTCTTTTATTCAGCGTATAACTAGCCGAATTCGCTCTTGGGCTGCATAG